In Novosphingobium sp. RL4, the sequence TCACCAACAACCCGTGGATCATCCGCCCCGGCCTGATCCCCGAAAAGCTGGGCGTGGAACGCTACACCGTGGTCAACGACTTCGCGGCGGTGGCCTATGCCGTGGCGCTGGCGCCGGAAGACCAGTTCCTGCATCTGGCCGGACCGGACGTGCCGCTGCCGGTATCGGGCACGCTCAGCGTGCTCGGCCCGGGCACCGGGCTTGGCGTGGCGCACTTGTGGCGCAACGGCCTGCCCCACGGCCAGGGCGGGTTCTACCACGTGCAGGCGACCGAAGGCGGCCATACCGACTATGCGCCGCTGGACCTGATCGAGGACGCGATCCTCGCCCGTCTGCGCAAGCGGCACAACCGCGTCTCCACCGAGCGCGTCGTCTCCGGCCCCGCCATCGTCGACATCTACCAGACGCTCGCCGCCATGGAGAACCGCGCGGTTCACGATATGACCGACGTCGATATCTGGACTGCGGGCACCAACCTTTCCGACCCGCTGGCCGCCGCCGCCGTCGACCGTTTCTGCCTGGCACTCGGCAGCGCGGCTGGTGACTGCGCGCTGGCGCACGGCGCCAGCGGCGTCGTGATCGCCGGCGGGCTCGGCTACCGTATCCGCGAAACCATTCTGTCCTCGGGCTTTGCCGAGCGTTTCTGCGCCAAGGGCCGCTTTGCCGGCATGATGGCGCAGATGCCGGTCAAGCTCATCACCCATCCGCAGCCCGGCCTGTTCGGCGCGGCTGCCGCCTATGTCAGGGAGCACGTTCAATGAGCAGCCCGTCCGAAGCCGTCGAAAAGGTCATGCGTCTGGCCCCGGTGATCCCGGTGCTGGTGATCGAGGATATCGAACACGCCCTGCCGATCGCCGAAGCGCTCGTCGCGGGCGGGTTGCCCGCGCTCGAAGTGACGCTGCGCACCGAATGCGCGATCGAGGCGATCAAGGTGATGAAGCAGGTTCCCGGCGCCGTGGTCGGCGCGGGCACCGTGCTTTCGCCCGACGACCTGAAGCGCTCCATCGATGCGGGCGCCGAATTCATCGTCTCGCCCGGCCTCACCCCGATGCTGGCCGAAGCCGCCTACAAGTCGCAGATCCCGTTCCTGCCCGGCACCGCCAATGCCAGCGACGTGATGTTCGCACTGGAATGCGGGTTCGACCGGCTGAAGTTCTTCCCCGCCATGGCGGCGGGCGGTCCTCCGGCCCTGAAGGCGATCTCTGCCCCGCTGTTCAAGGCCAAGTTCTGCCCGACCGGCGGCGTCACCCCTGAAAACGCCCCCGAATGGCTGGCGCTTGATGCCGTGCTCTGCGTCGGCGGCAGCTGGATGGTGCCCAAGGGCAAGCCCGATGTGGCGAAGATCGAGGCGGCCGCCCGCCTCGCCGCGGGGCTCCCGCGATGACGGGCGCGGCGCTGACCACGGTCGACGATCTCGACCGCCGCCTTCAGGAACTCCATGTCCTGACCGCCCAGACGCCGCTCTACAATCCGGTTTTCCAGCTGGGGCTCGAATTGTCGCGCCAGCTGGAAAACGGCGAAATGGGCCTCGACCAGATCGAGGCCCTCGTCGCCGAGATGGAGTGCGAGGGGCTGCGCGCCCGCGCCGCGCGGCTTGACCGCATGCTCGCCCCCATCGCCCCGGCCGAAAACGAAAAGCGGCTCGACGAGGCCGCCAGCGAAGAAGACTTCACCGCCTTCGCCGTGCGCTGGCAGCGCCCCGCCGCCCATGTCGTCTTCACCGGGCACCCGACGTTCCTGCTCTCCACCGCCCAGACCGAAGCCGTGACGCACGCCGCCTCCACCGGCGATCACAGCGAGGCCACCGTCTGCGCCGCCTCGCCCGACCGTGACACGATCACGCTCGATTACGAGCACGGCAAGGCGATGGAGGCCATCGCGCGCGGCCAGAAGGCCCGCGACCGTATCAACGAACGCCTGTTCGACATTGCCGCCGCCCGCTGGCCCAAGCGCTGGAAGGGCCTGAACCCCATGCCCGTGCGCTTCGCCTCGTGGGTTGGCTACGACATGGACGGGCGCACCGATATCGGCTGGTCCACCTCGATCCGCTACCGGCTGGAGGAAAAGGCACAGCGTCTTGCCGGCTATGCCGCGATGCTGGAACATGCAGCCCCGGACACCGCAGCCAGGCTGGCCCGCGCCGGCACGCTCGCCGGGGACATGGCCGCGCACTTCGCGCAGGACTTCTCCTCGCCAGAGGCGCTGTCGGAAGCAGCCAACGCGCTCACCGCCGAACATCCCGACAAGCTCGTCAGCCTTGAAGACATCGTGAGCGGCCTCGAATACGAAGCGCGCCACGCCGATCAGGACCAGGCCCGCACACTGCTGGTCGCCGCCGCCGCCATGCGCGCGGACGGGCTTGGCATGGGCTGGATCCACTTCCGCGTGAATGCCTCGCAGCTCCAGAACGCGATCCGCCTGCGCATCGACCCGGAAGGCAAGCTGAACCTCGCCAGCCAGGCCGCGCTGGTCCGCATGCGCGAGCTGCTGGCCGAAGTCCGCCCGCTCAGGTCGAACTTCGCCGCACTCGCCATCGAGAATTCCACCGCCGTGCGCCAGTTCCTGGCGATGGCGCAGATCCTCGCCCATATCGACGCGGATGCGCCGATCCGCATGCTCGTGGCCGAGTGCGAGGAGCCCACCACGATCCTCGCCGCGCTCTACTTCGCGCGGATGTTCGGGATCGACGAGAAAGTCGACGTCTCGCCGCTGTTCGAGACCGAAAGCGCGCTGGAGCATGGCGGCCGCTTCCTCGACGCGGTGCTGGCAGAACCCGCCTACCGCGAATATGCCCACAAGCGCGGCCGCGTCTCGATCCAGACCGGCTTCTCGGACGCGGGCCGCTTCGTCGGGCAAGTTCCCGCCGCGCTCGCCATCGAGCGACTGCAGGGCCGCCTTTCCGAAGCCATGGTGGCGAACGGCCTCACCGACGTTTCGGCGCTGATCTTCAACACCCACGGCGAATCGATGGGCCGCGGCGCGCATCCCTCCAGCCTCAAGGACCGGTTCGACTGGCCGATGAGCCCCTGGGCCCGCCGCCGCTTCCTGCGCGCGGGTATCCGGCTGGAGCCCGAAGTCTCGTTCCAGGGCGGTGACGGTTATCTCTGGTTCGGGTCGGACGAACTGGCGCTCGCCACGCTCACCCGCATGGCCGAAATGCCGCTGTGGGGCGCCGACGCCGAAGCGCCGACCGACCTGTTCTATCGCCGCACCGACCTCAGCCTCGATTTCTACCGCGCCATTCGCGGCGTGCAGCACGAGCATCTGGAAAGCAGCACTTACAGCCGCGCGATCACTGCCTTCGGTCTGGGGCTGCTCAACGATACCGGCAGCCGCAAGTCGCGCCGCCAGTCGGACCTTGCGGCCGACCGCTCGATGAGCCTGCGCCAGATCCGCGCGATCCCGCACAACGCGATCCTCCAGCAACTGGGCTATCCGGTGAACGTGATCGCCGGGATCGGCACCGCGTCCGACGGCAACCGCGAGGAAGTGGCCGCCCTGCTGCGCGAAAGCGAGCGCGGGCAGCAGTTGATGCGGCTTGCCCGGCATGCCAACGCGCTGGCCTCGATCAAGACGGTGGCGGCCTATGGCGAACTGTTCAACTCGGCCTACTGGGCCAGCCGCCCCTATCGCGGCGACGAGCAGCACATCGCGGGGGCCTGCCTCAAGCTGGCCGAATACCTGACCAAGGATGACCGCACCGGCGTCTATCGCCGCCTCGCCTCGCGCCTCAGGGTCGATGCGATGAAGCTGCACTTCCTGCTCGACCTGCTGCCGAACGAAGCGCCGCTGCCGGACCGCGAGCATACCCGCCGCAGCCTGGGCGTGCTGCAATCGCTTCGGATCGCCTTGTTCAAGCACATGTTCCTGCGTGT encodes:
- a CDS encoding glucokinase, with the translated sequence MSAQGSTELVAVDIGGTHARFALAAVDGQGQITLDEPVTLHTSDHGSFQLAWQAFRERNGGTVPPAVSIAIAGPVGGDVIRFTNNPWIIRPGLIPEKLGVERYTVVNDFAAVAYAVALAPEDQFLHLAGPDVPLPVSGTLSVLGPGTGLGVAHLWRNGLPHGQGGFYHVQATEGGHTDYAPLDLIEDAILARLRKRHNRVSTERVVSGPAIVDIYQTLAAMENRAVHDMTDVDIWTAGTNLSDPLAAAAVDRFCLALGSAAGDCALAHGASGVVIAGGLGYRIRETILSSGFAERFCAKGRFAGMMAQMPVKLITHPQPGLFGAAAAYVREHVQ
- a CDS encoding phosphoenolpyruvate carboxylase encodes the protein MTGAALTTVDDLDRRLQELHVLTAQTPLYNPVFQLGLELSRQLENGEMGLDQIEALVAEMECEGLRARAARLDRMLAPIAPAENEKRLDEAASEEDFTAFAVRWQRPAAHVVFTGHPTFLLSTAQTEAVTHAASTGDHSEATVCAASPDRDTITLDYEHGKAMEAIARGQKARDRINERLFDIAAARWPKRWKGLNPMPVRFASWVGYDMDGRTDIGWSTSIRYRLEEKAQRLAGYAAMLEHAAPDTAARLARAGTLAGDMAAHFAQDFSSPEALSEAANALTAEHPDKLVSLEDIVSGLEYEARHADQDQARTLLVAAAAMRADGLGMGWIHFRVNASQLQNAIRLRIDPEGKLNLASQAALVRMRELLAEVRPLRSNFAALAIENSTAVRQFLAMAQILAHIDADAPIRMLVAECEEPTTILAALYFARMFGIDEKVDVSPLFETESALEHGGRFLDAVLAEPAYREYAHKRGRVSIQTGFSDAGRFVGQVPAALAIERLQGRLSEAMVANGLTDVSALIFNTHGESMGRGAHPSSLKDRFDWPMSPWARRRFLRAGIRLEPEVSFQGGDGYLWFGSDELALATLTRMAEMPLWGADAEAPTDLFYRRTDLSLDFYRAIRGVQHEHLESSTYSRAITAFGLGLLNDTGSRKSRRQSDLAADRSMSLRQIRAIPHNAILQQLGYPVNVIAGIGTASDGNREEVAALLRESERGQQLMRLARHANALASIKTVAAYGELFNSAYWASRPYRGDEQHIAGACLKLAEYLTKDDRTGVYRRLASRLRVDAMKLHFLLDLLPNEAPLPDREHTRRSLGVLQSLRIALFKHMFLRVVMVPQFSRANDISRDDVLEMFFTLRVEDGLAQLRRAFPTSFPSIDDFKVELPSDYPDSSATGYTPIHRDYIDPIARSYALSLRITTALANEFGAHG
- the eda gene encoding bifunctional 4-hydroxy-2-oxoglutarate aldolase/2-dehydro-3-deoxy-phosphogluconate aldolase; the encoded protein is MSSPSEAVEKVMRLAPVIPVLVIEDIEHALPIAEALVAGGLPALEVTLRTECAIEAIKVMKQVPGAVVGAGTVLSPDDLKRSIDAGAEFIVSPGLTPMLAEAAYKSQIPFLPGTANASDVMFALECGFDRLKFFPAMAAGGPPALKAISAPLFKAKFCPTGGVTPENAPEWLALDAVLCVGGSWMVPKGKPDVAKIEAAARLAAGLPR